The following are encoded together in the Kwoniella europaea PYCC6329 chromosome 1, complete sequence genome:
- a CDS encoding ribosomal protein S8.e, with product MGITRDSRHKRSASGARRAHYRKKRKFELGRQPAMTKLDSSKRIHEVRTRGGNTKYRALRLDSGNFAWGSEHVTRKTRLLTVRYNATNNELLRTQTLVKSAVVDVDATPFRQWYEAHYAQPVSRASKNAAATEEKAEVKQSNHVKRVLEERKKDAKIDPLLEQQFRAGRLLAIITSRPGQSGRADGYILEGKELEFYNRKLQVRKAKHAA from the exons ATGGGTATTACTCGTGATTCGCGCCACAAGCGCTCTGCTTCCGGTGCTCGAAGAGCCCACTA ccgaaagaagagaaagtttGAGTTGGGTAGACAACCTGCCATGACCAAGCTCGACTCTTCAAAGAGGATCCACGAGGTTCGAACTCGAGGTGGTAACACCAAGTACAGAGCTCTCCGATTGGACTCTGGAAACTTTGCTTGGGGTTCCGAACATGTCACTAGAAAGACTAGATTGTTGACTGTC CGATACAACGCCACCAACAACGAGTTGCTCCGAACCCAAACCCTCGTGAAATCTGCTGTTGTCGACGTTGATGCCACCCCCTTCAGACAATGGTACGAAGCTCAC TACGCTCAACCCGTTTCCCGAGCTAGTAAGAACGCTGCTGCCACTGAAGAGAAGGCTGAGGTGAAACAATCCAACCACGTCAAGAGAGTCCTCGAAGAACGAAAGAAGGATGCCAAGATTGATCCCCTCCTCGAACAACAATTCAGAGCCGGTCGATTACTCGCTATCATCACTTCCAGACCTGGTCAATCAGGTAGAGCTGATGGTTACATCCTTGAGGGTAAGGaattggag TTCTACAACAGAAAACTCCAAGTCCGAAAGGCCAAGCACGCTGCTTAA
- a CDS encoding orotate phosphoribosyltransferase has protein sequence MSAARELNQEKIAFIEAAIEHGVLLFGEFTLKSGRKSPYFFNAGLLYTGSLLSSTSKAYAKILTSSRIPEFDVLFGPAYKGIALAAITAVDLSRAGREVGFAYNRKEKKDHGEGGVLVGSPLRGRIVIIDDVLTRGTAIREAIEIIKSQPEATLVGVVQLVDRQERGTGEKSTVQEVEEEFGVPIEPILNLQDIIAYLEKKGGYTKELEDIKEYRKNYGIEL, from the exons ATGTCCGCCGCAAGGGAACTTAACCAAGAGAAAATAGCATTCATCGAAGCTGCCATTGAACATGGTGTATTGTTATTTGGAGAGTTCACTCTGAAGTCGgggag GAAATCACCATATTTCTTCAACGCCGGTCTCCTCTACACTGGAtccctcctctcttccacatccaagGCGTACGCCAAGATCCTCACTTCATCCCGTATACCCGAATTCGACGTGTTGTTCGGTCCGGCATACAAGGGGATTGCGCTGGCTGCTATCACCGCGGTGGACCTGAGTAGAGCAGGAAGGGAAGTAGGATTCGCATATAAtaggaaggagaagaaggat CACGGCGAAGGAGGAGTTCTCGTCGGATCCCCACTCAGAGGTCgaatcgtcatcatcgacgATGTCCTTACTAGAGGTACAGCCATTAGAGAAGCCATCGAAATAATCAAATCTCAACCTGAAGCCACCCTCGTTGGGGTAGTACAACTTGTTGATCGACAAGAAAGAGGTACAGGAGAAAAGTCGACGGTccaagaggttgaagaggaatttggtGTTCCGATTGAACCTATTTTGAATTTACAGGATATCATTGCGTACCTTGAGAAGAAAGGGGGATATACTAAGGAGTtggaggatatcaaagagTATAGAAAGAACTATGGGATTGAACTTTAG
- a CDS encoding protoporphyrinogen oxidase produces the protein MPGPRNITILGGGLSGLTAAYKLSRSSISGQKITLIESTNRVGGWINSTKHEVEFQNPDIKREMIKGEVTIESGPRSIRPRGSEGAKGMLRLLKELNLTSSILPIPFSHPAAKNRYLLNTSTSSLTALPTSPLSIISSNSPLLKGLLPSALKEPFRPRLNGFTDESVDSFFARRFSPDIAQNLASAMVHGIYAASSKDLSVRSAFPSLWNAEKEYGSVVLGMLRGGTASKKTKDEEDELGELGKESKKWSLYGLKGGLSTLTNSLYEEIQRSGNVEIKSQESVKSISVQPQQGEQNGMVEIETTKGKYTTDHILSALSSSTLSSILAPNQSLPHLDVNPYTSVGVINLVYPLPPSQIHPAGFGYLIPRSSGSLNPFGVLGVIFDSTAIPLSTDVKGVTKLTLMLGGPYWSTYDPKLTPPKTNEELVNNAIQHLNGIFPHLEDVQPILKLGKIHWNCIPTYTLNHGQRLRELHESIQSGGWNGKLSLIGNAYGGVGLNDCVYSSESVVNALGQGRSVTGLERWENWE, from the exons ATGCCTGGGCCCCGGAATATAACGATCCTGGGAGGTGGTCTCTCAGGCTTGACAGCCGCATACAAATTATCTCGTTCCTCGATTTCCGGTCAGAAAATAACATTGATAGAATCTACAAATAGAGTCGGAGGTTGGATCAACTCTACCAAACATGAAGTTGAATTTCAGAATCCTGATAttaagagggagatgatcaagggGGAAGTGACGATTGAGAGTGGACCTAGGAGTATAAGACCTAGGGGTAGTGAAGGGGCAAAAGggatgttgaggttg TTAAAAGAATTGAACCTTACTTCATCGATATTACCAATCCCATTCTCCCATCCAGCCGCTAAAAATCGATACCTCCTCAATACTTCTACCTCATCTCTAACCGCTTTACCAACTTCACCTttatccatcatatcatcaaattcaccatTACTCAAAGGTCTACTACCTTCGGCACTCAAAGAACCATTCCGACCTAGACTCAATGGTTTTACAGACGAAAGTGTAGATTCCTTTTTCGCTAGGCGATTTTCACCTGATATAGCTCAGAACCTAGCTTCAGCTATGGTTCATGGGATATACGCCGCGAGCTCAAAAGATCTATCAGTCAGATCGGCTTTTCCTTCATTATGGAACGCGGAAAAGGAATATGGAAGTGTCGTACTGGGTATGTTGAGAGGTGGAACTGCAAGTAAGAAaaccaaagatgaagaagatgaattaggAGAACTGGGAAAAGAAAGTAAGAAATGGAGTTTGTACGGATTGAAAGGTGGTTTATCCACTTTGACGAATAGTCTATATGAAGAAATACAAAGAAGTGGGAATGTGGAGATCAAATCTCAAGAATCAGTGAAAAGTATATCagttcaacctcaacaaggAGAACAGAATGGGATGGTAGAAATCGAAACGACAAAAGGAAAATATACGACCGATCATATATTATCTGccttatcatcttctaccttaTCCTCAATTCTTGCTCCCAATCAATCACTCCCTCACCTCGACGTCAATCCCTATACCTCGGTAGGAGTAATAAACTTGGTTTACccccttccaccttctcaGATCCATCCAGCAGGATTCGGGTATCTCATCCCCCGATCTTCAGGATCCCTCAATCCCTTTGGAGTTTTGGGTGTGATATTCGATTCTACCGCTATACCGCTCTCTACGGACGTGAAGGGAGTCACCAAATTGACTTTGATGTTAGGTGGTCCATATTGGTCGACATACGATCCCAAATTAACTCCTCCAAAGACGAACGAAGAGTTAGTTAATAATGCCATACAGCATTTAAATGGTATCTTTCCCCATTTGGAGGACGTACAACCGATATTGAAATTAGGCAAGATACATTGGAATTGCATACCTACTTATACTCTAAATCACGGACAACGTTTGAGGGAATTACATGAGAGTATACAGAGtggtggatggaatgggaaatTGAGTCTGATTGGCAATGCGTATGGAGGAGTGGGATTGAACGATTGTGTGTATTCTAGTGAGAGTGTAGTGAATGCTTTAGGCCAGGGGAGGAGTGTTACGGGATTAGAAAGGTGGGAAAATTGGGAATGA